In Salvelinus sp. IW2-2015 unplaced genomic scaffold, ASM291031v2 Un_scaffold3585, whole genome shotgun sequence, the following are encoded in one genomic region:
- the LOC112076113 gene encoding cytoplasmic dynein 1 light intermediate chain 1 encodes MASTVRITSTANTLNSIENQTSDEDGQNLWSSILSEVSTRSRSKLPSGKNVLIMGETGAGKTTLIAKLQGVEEYMKGRGLEYLYFNVHDDDIDDHAMCNAWILDGDLYHKGLQKFAVCGENMADTMALLVVDMSRPWTVLDSLQKWASVLREHIDKLRVNPETLRDMEQRLVRQFQEYTEPAGDHSASPKRRNPVAGEAEEECVVLPLGENTLTHNLGVPVMVVCTKCDTFLSLEKEHDYREEHFDFIQSHIRHFCLQYGAALLYTSMKENKNLDVLYKYLVHRLYGFPFDMLAQVVDKDSLFIPSGWDNEKKVAILYENFQSLKREDKFEEVIVQPPVRKFVHEKELGAEDDQVFLLKLQTLLSKQPPAAAGRPVDTTNRAPTGSPRVSNRSATANVANVMPMQTGGQTSEGVLANFFNSLLSKKTGEGAGPTTRPEQSGNQRQRWTRGEPEASSPTSSSPPAIWRSPEPPNPNPPCHHTLTRTHTRWVLSLFRPSTVRWIRSWTGNRNRALLERLP; translated from the exons ATGGCTTCGACAGTCAGAATTACGTCAACTGCAAATACACTAAATTCTATAGAAAATCAAACCAGCGACGAGGATGGCCAGAATTTATG GTCCTCTATTTTGAGTGAGGTATCGACGCGTTCACGGTCAAAATTGCCGTCTGGGAAAAATGTTCTTATTATGG GTGAGACGGGGGCAGGGAAGACCACTCTCATAGCCAAACTGCAGGGAGTTGAAGAATACATGAAAGGCAGAGGACTGGAGTACCTGTACTTTAACGTTCACGATGATGACATCGACG atCATGCTATGTGTAACGCATGGATTCTGGACGGTGACCTGTACCACAAAGGCCTCCAGAAGTTTGCTGTGTGTGGGGAGAACATGGCCGACACTATGGCCCTGCTGGTAGTGGACATGTCCAGGCCGTGGACGGTGCTGGACTCTCTGCAGAAGTGGGCCAGTGTGCTACGAGAACACATCGACAAGCTCCGAGTCAACCCAGAGACACTGAGGGACATGGAACAGAGAT TGGTCCGACAGTTCCAGGAGTACACAGAGCCAGCGGGCGACCACAGCGCCTCTCCCAAGAGGAGGAACCCCGTGGCTGGGGAGGCTGAGGAGGAGTGTGTGGTGCTTCCCTTGGGagagaacacactcacacacaacctgGGCGTGCCTGTTATGGTGGTGTGTACAAAG TGTGACACATTTCTCAGTCTAGAGAAAGAGCATGACTACCGGGAAGAACACTTTGACTTCATCCAGTCTCACATTCGACACTTCTGCCTGCAGT ATGGCGCAGCGCTGCTATACACGTCAATGAAGGAAAACAAAAATCTAGACGTCTTGTATAAATACCTGGTCCATAGATTATACGGGTTTCCCTTTGACATGCTGGCCCAGGTGGTGGACAAAGACTCCCTATTCAT CCCATCAGGATGGGATAATGAAAAAAAGGTTGCCATTTTATATGAAAACTTTCAGTCGTTGAAAAGGGAAGACAAGTTTGAGGAGGTTATCGTCCAGCCTCCTGTTAGAAAG TTTGTACATGAAAAGGAACTAGGTGCGGAGGATGACCAAGTGTTTCTCCTAAAGCTTCAG ACCCTGTTGTCTAAGCAGCCCCCAGCGGCAGCAGGCAGACCAGTG gACACCACAAACAGAGCACCCACTGGCTCTCCTCGGGTGTCAAATCGCTCGGCAACAGCAAACGTGGCCAATGTGATGCCCATGCAAACAG GCGGGCAGACCAGTGAGGGCGTGCTGGCTAACTTCTTCAACAGTCTGTTGAGCAAGAAGACCGGGGAAGGGGCGGGGCCAACAACACGCCCAGAACAGTCCGGAAATCAG CGTCAAAGGTGGACTAGAGGTGAGCCAGAGGCGTCCTCCCCGACCTCATCCTCACCCCCAGCGATATGGAGGAGTCCTGAacccccaaaccctaaccctccctgccaccacacactcacacgcacacacactcgctgGGTCCTCTCCCTCTTTAGACCCTCGACTGTCAGATGGATCAGAAGCTGGACTGGAAACAGAAACAGAGCGCTCTTGGAGCGGTTGCCGTGA
- the cmtm6 gene encoding CKLF-like MARVEL transmembrane domain-containing protein 6 produces MAAAEPVYSPTTVSEAKSKKWLIVPTDNLDKVRCLIKVVEVLLSFVAFILEEVVTNCMRCSPLYFFEFVSCTAFLFTALLLILLATTLHKRVGISSWPSLDFVYTALMAAFFLIASIVFASDNGGTDLEKAAVAFGFLATVAFLVDAGWFVKTRGLPFKKTNQQAASNGGAPVAEAEKLNREQNEAD; encoded by the exons ATGGCTGCCGCGGAACCAGTCTACAGTCCAACAACAGTTTCAGAGGCCAAATCCAAAAAGTGGTTAATTGTACCAACAGATAATTTGGATAAAGTCAGATGTTTGATAAAGGTGGTGGAAGTG CTCCTGTCGTTTGTGGCCTTCATTCTTGAAGAGGTAGTGACGAACTGTATGAGATGCTCTCCGCTGTACTTCTTTGAGTTTGTCAGCTGCACAGCCTTCCTCTTCAcagctctcctcctcatcctcctcgctACCACCCTGCACAAGAGAGTGGGCATCAGCAGCTGGCCCTCCCTG GACTTTGTGTACACAGCTTTGATGGCTGCATTCTTCCTCATCGCCTCCATTGTGTTTGCCTCAGATAATGGTGGAACTGACCTGGAGAAGGCTGCTGTG GCATTTGGCTTCCTGGCCACTGTGGCATTCCTGGTGGATGCTGGCTGGTTTGTGAAGACCAGGGGTTTGCCTTTTAAAAAGACCAACCAGCAAGCCGCAAGCAACGGCGGGGCGCCCGTGGCAGAGGCCGAGAAACTCAACAGGGAACAGAACGAAGCAGACTAG